The Thermogemmata fonticola nucleotide sequence CGTGCCGTAGATCACCCCGCCGCTGACCGCGACCGAGGAGAAGCCGTTGCCGCAACCTTTGACGGTCCAGAGGAGCGGCGGTCCTCCCTTGGGCCAGCTTTTGAGCAAGCCGGTTTCGCGGGAGACGCCGTCGCGCTCGGGACCGCGCCACTGCGGCCAATCCGCCGCCCCCAGCAAGCCGGAGATCAGCAGCACAACGCCCCCGCTGCCAAGCCAACTTGTACGGTTCATGGTGCAGCCCTCGTTCTCGAAGAAGATTCGATCCTGGTGAACCGTTCAACCCGCAGGCTGGGACCGTCCCCCCCGGCGCTTCCGGCGGCGCGGCGATCTTCTTCCGCCTCACGGCTTGACGTTATAGCAATATAGCATGTTCTGATCGCGGATATAGAGTCGGCCGTTGGCAATCACAGGGTGCGGCCAACTCTGGGAATAGCGCTTGTTATCCGGCGGGGGCAGGCGGAAGGTCGAGACCACTTTCAGCTCCTGCGGCGAGGGTTCGATCAAGACCATCACGCCGTTCTGGTAGCGGAAGTAGAGTCGGCCATCGGCGTAGAGGACCGCCGCCGAGCCTTGACCGCCTCCGACCGCCTTGGCGTTGCGCTCCGGCCCCCACTTGATCTCCCCCGTGGCAAACTCCACGCACACCGGATGCCCCTGGTTCTGCCCGTGGCCGAAGTAGAGGTAGCCATCGACCAGGACCATGCCGCCGTGGTGATTGTTCAGCTCGGAGACTTTGTAGCTTTTGAGTTCTTTGACCTCGAAGGAGCCGTCGCCTTTGGGTAACAGTTGGAGCAAGGCCGCTCCGCCGCTATAGCTGCACGAGACCCAGACTTTATCCCCGGAGATGACGGGCATGGGAATCTGGGCCACGCCGCCGCTCGCCGCTTGACCCCGGTATTGCCACAGCAGCTTGCCCGTCTCCGCGTGAACGCCGATCAGTCCGCCGCTGCTGCCTGTGAGCACCACGTACATCGGCACGTTGGCGATCACCGCCTTGACCGGGGAGGAATACCCCTGTCCGCCGCCGACGTTCCCCGCCGCACAGCGCCAGATTTCCTTCCCCGTGTCCGCGTCCCAAGCCACCATCGTGGCCTTTGCTCCTCCCGGCGTGCCGATGACCTTTTGGCCGTCCACCAGCACCGATTCGGTGTACGCCCAGGTGGGCACCCGCCCGCCGTAGTCCCGGACATAGTTTTTCGTCCACAGCAGCTTGCCGTCGCTCGTCTGGACGCAAGCCAGGGTGCCATCGCCGCTGACGACATAAGCTTTCCCTGCGGCCACGGTCGGCGTGCTCGCCGGTCCGTTCGTCTGGTTCTTGTAAGCCTGACCCGTCGCGGGCGGATCGGCAAACGGCGTGAACCAGAGTTCCTTGCCGTCGGCTTCATTCAAGGCCCAGATGCCGTCTTTGCCGTCGCGCAGACCGATGCCGAAAATTTTTCCTTCCGCGATCGACGGCGTGCCCCAACCCGCCCCGCGGTTGCCCACCTTCCACAAAAGCGGCGGACCCGAGGCCGGCCAGCTCCGCAATAGGCCCGTCTCGGTGCAGTAGCCGTCCCGCTTCGGACCGCGGAACTCCGGCCAA carries:
- a CDS encoding PQQ-binding-like beta-propeller repeat protein, giving the protein MKAREVLPIRGWVGVVGGLMLGAGLVGAADWPEFRGPKRDGYCTETGLLRSWPASGPPLLWKVGNRGAGWGTPSIAEGKIFGIGLRDGKDGIWALNEADGKELWFTPFADPPATGQAYKNQTNGPASTPTVAAGKAYVVSGDGTLACVQTSDGKLLWTKNYVRDYGGRVPTWAYTESVLVDGQKVIGTPGGAKATMVAWDADTGKEIWRCAAGNVGGGQGYSSPVKAVIANVPMYVVLTGSSGGLIGVHAETGKLLWQYRGQAASGGVAQIPMPVISGDKVWVSCSYSGGAALLQLLPKGDGSFEVKELKSYKVSELNNHHGGMVLVDGYLYFGHGQNQGHPVCVEFATGEIKWGPERNAKAVGGGQGSAAVLYADGRLYFRYQNGVMVLIEPSPQELKVVSTFRLPPPDNKRYSQSWPHPVIANGRLYIRDQNMLYCYNVKP